The Cicer arietinum cultivar CDC Frontier isolate Library 1 chromosome 1, Cicar.CDCFrontier_v2.0, whole genome shotgun sequence genome contains the following window.
ACATACTACTTCTAATTAGAGTAAAATAGGGGACCATCCATAGTCTATCTATAGATGAAAAGTTACCTAAAAACCAAAACATGTCAAATACAAACTGGCTGATATATTGAGTTCCTAATCAGATAAGATATTAGCAATATTTACTTTGCAGAGAAACAAATCTGACATCATGTCAATAAATGGTTTTTTTTAGGAAtgttaataaatagttaaatattatGTCTATAATTAACTACAGGGTTAATCAAGTGGTTAATgaactttattgatttgaatGCCGACTGAAATAATAAGTAAACTACCATTTTAAATTCTGAAATTATAAACTTTGGTCAATTTGAGATTTTAAATTTACGAAATATCAGgttattcttttaatttgtttaaagtCACTCAAAATGCACCTTAGTCAATCATTTTTAGAgagaattttataataaaaaataggttaaattacattcgtggtcctttaacttaatttcaggtaacgttttagtcctttatcttttttttttcccgacttgctcctttattttaattttaagtgacaatttgatattttatgttttaaaatttcaacaatgatatcattttttgtacaaaaattcaaaaaaaaaattcaatcaaaactcataaaattaattatattcttcaatataatacaaatttcatcaaattcgtaacgcaaatcttcaaataaactcatattttcatactttatttgatatttttaggaataaaggactaaatcgggaagaaaaaaaaaataaaggactaaaacgttacctgaaattaagtcaAGGGTTAGCCTAAAAAATAATGTACtcataaaataatcattaataagatttaatttaacTCCAGATCAAACTCCATGCCTTTCACATGAAAAGGAGggttaaagattaaaaaaactcTAGAATGTAATTGAGTAATTGCAATTCAACATAAAAACCCATcatcataagaaaaaaaaataaaaagattaaatgaCAAAGTATCATATGCCAGTACTGtataaaactaaaagaaaaattcatgaatttaaataaatgagtttatACAACGTAAAATTAGATAAGCTAATTAGAAACTCACCTTAACCAAAGGGTGCCAATATTCCTTCCGTCAACAATAATATGATGATTATCATAACCTCAAACAATCATCAATATACAtattaagagagagagagagacacGCTATCAAAGATAAATGTTTGTAGCTATACTTCATTGTTGAGAACAAGGTAGATAAATAGGAAGTTTTTGAAAGATGAATAGGAAGTTTGGAAATACTTGAAGACAAAATCCGTCTTAAAGATGAATGGGAATTTTGTCTTTAATTTCTGTTGTCATCATTTCATTGTTCTCTTGTTTCTTTCTGATAGTGAAGCAACAATCTATATTTGTCAAAGATATTTCTTAAGgctttttttaaatgatttttataatggtttacttttatattataattttttttttaagtttgaaaattaagttttaaatagtaaattcatttattataaatatcatttaaaatattttatctatttgataaaagaaattatataataaaattttttaaaaaaattaaaatgagaaattattttaagaaatttaccataaataattttttttgaatactttttttaaataaaaatttatttttattttgttaaaatatttaataaggaataattaagttattgaatgttgaattttttatttatttataagagtAACTTATATTTTCTCCATCCAAAAAAAtgattcatttataaaaaaataatcctaaaataattgactattttaattttcaattgtactttataagtataaatatgtttgattttttgttttccaattaaaacataaattttaaacgataaaatttttatttcgatttcattaaaattatgttggtaaacttaattttgtctcaaaaatATGTTTAAGCAAAAGTATCACTATGATGCttttgcatttttcatttttcgtTTGTATGATTCATTCGCAATTTATCCTCTACtatatgtaataattacaaatataattttaaaaaatatatatctttttaataaatatacatttaaaaatacatttgattatataattcaaacaaattttattatataaaaaaatattcaaaaataaattacgttaaagaaaatttatgttCAAGTAAAAGCATATTAGtaaaatgagattttttttaaaagtacaaattataattcaaacacATACTTTTCTAATGCAATATTGTTTATTATACATTTAAGATATTGATAATGCATTAatacttcattttttaatatgtgttaaATGAtctaatgactcaattattttaatgacttaattattttaatacgGATGAAATACTATTTTTgagtaatttttcataaaaaaaaaaaaaaaaagaaaaaaaaaacttttttcaaacTATAAAGTTAAAACCACTGTTTTAACAATCTATAACAAAGGACTCATTACTTTATTAAGCCAgtttattttgtgatttttttttaaattatgttaattttaatttattaataaaaaaatatgagatttataaaatagattaatgtgataaagaaaaaatgaaatgcTAATTcagaatatttatatttttaatgaaaataattatttgtcattcttattatttatgaaaacaCAAATAATTGTTCATTGCATGAGTTCATCATCTTCTTTGTTagcaaataaaattatcataacaCTTAGATCAATAGTTAAATGCCAAAATTATTAGATTGGATACTATATCTATATTCTTAGATATTCAAACTTAATACCTctaaattgtgaattttaagtttaactagacaaaagtaaaaaaaaaaaaaattaactacgCTTTTAATCATTTTGGTTTAAACTATCTGTGATTTTGATTACACTAGTTTTATAcgagatttttattttaaaaagtgaattaagtaaataaggtcttgcaatcattttttttaacctaattaatttcttaaagttctcctttttcttaaataataaatatgttagTTGTTATTTTGTTGACCGatagaattaaatttataaattctttATCATTGAAATGTACTCTCTCTGTCAAATTGAAGAAAGAGatagagaaaataattaataaaaaaataaatagctaAATATGGAGAAAATCCAAACTCCGTTATCACACCAAATCATATATTCCTTTTTGTACAATCAAATCACTTAATAACTCCtaaaatttcactttttttattaaaatatttagagttAAAATCACTAagtaaacaaaaatcaaaattactgTAACTTAAATTAGAGtggataattaattaaaattataattatggtAAATTTTATTCAACGTTTGTGAAAAATAATTGAGTTAGATCTCCCCCAACATTCAAGAGCACTCGTGAAAAGCATTGgaatatcatttatattttatgtgtgGTGTGTGTATGTCTCACGTcatctaatttattattagtcCTATAAAATGATTTTGTGGACCGAATTATGACTTTATAACTAGATCTAACGTACGTAGTTAATTGGTAGAGCGTGTGAAGTTATAAACTTTAGAGTATTAAGCTCGAATGTTAActcataaaaaatgttaaaataaattttctaaaatttattaggAGTGAGTTAGATAAATGGTGGCAGagactaatatatatataatcatattcaactttttttacaaatataaatcttaatttatataaaaaaatatgattcaaaaCGACAacaatacaaatacaaattcataaaaaaaaaaacatataaacaaatattaaagaGAATATTCTCTCAAATGTTGATAgaataaatataatcaaaatactCATTTTCAAATCTTTAAcattgaaaagaaataaattactTAAATCAATTCAAGTTTACAATCAATTATTACATAGAGAAATTAATAACCCTAAGAGTCAAACTCAATCACTAACACAGTATttaggatttttatttttatttgagtaaataaaaacatttatttgaTGCAATTCAAGAAAGTGAGATTAATTGAGGACGTCATATGACAAGTTGTGCAAGTTGTTGGATATCTATTGGATAAGTCATTCCTGGACTAAGAGTACTATTGTATGAAACTGATCCAGTGATCACGTTTAAAGCTGTTGTAGGATGAAATCCATCATAAAAAACGTGGTCATTTCTATTAGAGCATGGTGTTGATCCAGGAATACACATCCCATCTGATCCCACTGGACAACAAGGAGTATTCAAATCGGTAAAAcctgaaataaataaaatatcacaatgacatcaattgtttaattaatatttcccccttataaaataataataattgaaatgttTACCGAGTGAATTATCAACGGTGCCAGCAGTACTATTTATAAAGATGTATTTGGAATCATGATAAAGGTTATTGTTTTGAACGACGAGATCTCTAAGCTTGTGACTAAACATTAATGCATCAATATTCTCATCTTCAGCACAAGAACCATTTTTGCCGCGAGTAGTGATGGCATGTGGAGTGCAACCTATTAGGCCCAATCCAACTACGACGAATTTTTTTGCCCCAACACTATGCAAATCCTGCACACCaatatacctttttttttattaattaatataaacaatcaaatcatcattgacaaaagaataaaaaaaaatatacctgCAGATATCGGGATAAGTGGTTAACAAGATATTGAGCATACTGCGGGGGACTAAAGGTATAACTTGTTGAGGATTGGGGAAGGAAATAATTGTTTATGTAATCGTTGCTTCCTATATTCACATAATACAAGCACTTATTTAGATATTGTATGGTTTGTGGGATACCTCCAAGCTTCGTAGCAATTCGAGAAATTATGATTCCATGATTTATTAACTGTTCTCCCAACGGGATATTTGCACCCTACACACCATTTATTAACATTGTCAACATatatcaaaaatcaattataaaattaaacaaggaAGTATTAATGGATTCGTTTACTTTAAATTAACTCTTCTTCCActtaatattaacaaaataagtATTAATGGATAAGAGTTACTACTTAACTCAACGTCCgtaaataaattctttttttgctaatttaacaccactttaaatataaaaaaggtaTATTAACATAGATATCTACTCAttgttctttaaaataattcaaaatcaaGGGTAGTTAAGTAATtttctattactttttttacGCTATCAAATTTATACGTTCAAGTTAACTAcggtttttattgttttttttacttCTCACTCATCCTTGCTgtgcatataaatatatatatgatcatGATAAACAAAATTTCTTGAAAAATTCTAGAAAAGATACCAGGTGCTAACATACATCTTCTAAACTTAAAGTGAATTTAAATTAACGAACACACACACAcgcacatatatatatatatatatatatatatatataattgaatttatacCAAATTTTTGCCGCTCTCTTCAAGAATTCCAGCTGAACCAGATGCATAGTTAACCCCTTTAAGTATGTCTGACCCACTAAGGTTTGCAAATGGTGGAATCAGATTCTCAAATCCAAGTAGTTGTGCTACAGTGATAAATCATAGAAATTCagataacaaaatacaaaatatttatatatgaagCCCTTAACataaatttacttatttatttatagtatacaTTTTCCAAAAGTGTTCAattgagtatatatataaaattttacttaaCTTATGAGTTTaccaaaaattaatatttaaattagtaCAACATTTCCTCCAAACCTTTGGCCGTCAATGTTTTAGGTTTAAGATTTTTACCGCAATCATgtcttcaaattaaaattaaaactcacaATCGTAATTGTGGCCCCAATGTTGCAACTTCAATTATGATCAAATGAAAAAAGTTTTTTcatatattgtttttaaaaaatgaacaaaGTTTCTATATAATACGAAAGAAATTGATGAATGCAATTTAAAAAGTTGTTATTAATGcaaaataattatgaaatacCAATGACGTCAATGGTTGTAAATCCATTTGTAAATCTTCCAGTTGGACCAGCTGGAAAGTCAATGCCATATGGAACGTAATTAGCTTTTGCAGAAGTTGGAAGATCGTTGTTGTTTCCATCGGAAGACAAAGAATCACCAAATATAAAAAGACAAGGCACTTGagaaggaggaggaggaggaggagttACTATTCCATGGACACAATGTTGCATGCACCATGCAGCCAAGATAATATATTGCAAAACCAACCATCTTTTATCCTCACAAACCATCTCTCTATTTTTAGGAATATGATGTATTGTAAATCAAGATGATGTATCAATCACAAAATGGAAAGCTGTATATATAGGATTTTTGTCGATAATTTGTCAACACGATGTATTAATTAATGAAGGATTACGGATTTCACAAGTTAACTTTTATAATTAGTACTTTCTTAATATACACATAAGGTCCACAattgatttcaattttatacTGTTCTTTTTAGGAATTTCTTTGGTACCCATAAAAATAAGTTGGATACAGTAtccataaattaaaattttaaattacttcaaaatattttcaaatataatgtAGCTTTAAATGATTTACTTGTTGGATACTATATACTCAATCAAAATATCAGTGTttcatcactttttttttactgaaaattttggagattttttttttaagtaccatctttttgaaaaaaaaaacacatatataccctcttttaaaaattatatatgcaAATGCTCGTTTTTTTTCTTagttacaagtcgccatttggaatggcgacttcccacttaattttaaaaaaaattaattaattatttttaatttttaatacataacataaatattatatatataattaattaatataaaaataaataaatagaaattttaaattaaaaaaatgtttttagtaAACTCAAGttttaaatagatatttttcaaaagttttaatttaatttttattgaaataacaaaagtaatatatatataattcataaaaatagataaatagaaattttaaattacgataaaattttaggaaatttaAGTTCGAAATACCGATTTCCaaaaggttttttaaaaaaaagaaaattatttaaatttttattgaaataacaaaagtaatatatatatatatatatatatatatatatatatatatatatataatttgtaaaaatagataaatagaaattttaaattacaataaaattttaggaaactCAAGTTCGAAATGTCGattttcaaaaggtttttttaaataaaaaaacatttatttcaatttattttcaatttttgttatttcaataaaaattgaaataatttttttaaaaaaataccttTGGGAAATCGACATTTCGAACTTGGACTTCCTAACATTTTATcagaatttaaaatttctataaatttatttttatgaattatattaattatttatatattacttttgttatttcaataaaaatttaaatcatttataaaaaaaaaaacctttgagAAATCGGAATTTCGAACTtaaatttcctaaaattttatcgtaatttaaaattttatttatctatttttatgaattatattaattatatatatattacttttgttatttcaataaaaactgaataatttaaaaaaaaaatgaaaaatgcccATTTAAAACTTAGGTTtactaaaaacattttttaatttaaaatttctatttatttatttttatattaattaattatatatataatatttatgttatctattaaaaattaaaaaaaaaactgaaatttattttttatttttaaaatcaagtgagaagtcgccatttggaacttGGACCTCCTtaaactaagaaaaaaaaaggagcaTTTACgtatatagtttttaaaagaggatatatatgtgtttttttttcaaaaagaggaTACTCAaaaaaaattcccaaaattTTGCACCTATATATGAGCATTAATTCTTTAAAGAAAAATCTATCTATAATCTATATAATATCGAATAATTTCTAAGCAATTTAAGCTTTTTATACATGGCTTCACTAATATTACTTTCccttatttttaaatgtatgaATATGTTACATTGCGAAGTAAAATAAGTTCAATGACATTAAACTGAAGCTGAGAGCATATCAGCttttctctaaattttaaatgacattaaaaatttattgcctttataaaaaataaaataaaaacatcagtTGCATTAAATATATGACAAAAAAGGTTACCACCTATAAATCTATCTATAATCTATAAATTTCAGAATTTCTTTTGAAGAATTAGAATATCAACATTGGCTTACCACACGTGACCTCATTTGcattattttctcttatttttaaatgtattaaaccGTTACATTGCCAAATAAACCAATTTAAAAGACATTAAACTTCTTGGAGCATATGTACAATTTTCTCTCTagattttaaatgttattaaataATGGTTACTGTTAAAAAACCTCAATTGCATTAAGCATTAAGTACATGTGAGAATATTACCACATATTAGAATCTTAAATACTTGCATAAATATTTAcatcatatattaaaaaaaatataatttattttaataataaataattatgtaacttagataaaaaaaaattaagagtatTAATAAGTCgttgaaataataaatatttttgtgactgaataaataaacaaatttaacacATCAATAATCAGTTACAATAATAAAGTGTTTTCTAACcgaacttaaaaaataaaagcattCATAATT
Protein-coding sequences here:
- the LOC101495032 gene encoding GDSL esterase/lipase At1g29660-like; this encodes MVCEDKRWLVLQYIILAAWCMQHCVHGIVTPPPPPPSQVPCLFIFGDSLSSDGNNNDLPTSAKANYVPYGIDFPAGPTGRFTNGFTTIDVIAQLLGFENLIPPFANLSGSDILKGVNYASGSAGILEESGKNLGANIPLGEQLINHGIIISRIATKLGGIPQTIQYLNKCLYYVNIGSNDYINNYFLPQSSTSYTFSPPQYAQYLVNHLSRYLQDLHSVGAKKFVVVGLGLIGCTPHAITTRGKNGSCAEDENIDALMFSHKLRDLVVQNNNLYHDSKYIFINSTAGTVDNSLGFTDLNTPCCPVGSDGMCIPGSTPCSNRNDHVFYDGFHPTTALNVITGSVSYNSTLSPGMTYPIDIQQLAQLVI